From the Leptospira biflexa serovar Patoc strain 'Patoc 1 (Paris)' genome, one window contains:
- the eboE gene encoding metabolite traffic protein EboE, with product MEVKTKYGNLTYCSNIHPGESWKDHFLELKTYLPKIKSQISPDHPFAIGLRLSDEASLSLMEADHLSEWKEWLQKESMYVISINGFPFGGFHSDVVKENVYKPDWSTQTRYEYTKRLFSILHELLPEGEEGGVSTPPLSYFYFDSNQIDSNQRKEKCTQNIIQTLVDLIRFKMEFGRVLHLDLEPEPDGLIGTFSNFIQWYEDQLIPQAFTILNSEFGFQKNNAIIQIKEHIRLCLDVCHLAVTHEINELLLTELKRTGIKVGRIQVSSALKVKFTEPTESILEVLRPFDEKKYLHQVVAIQNDGSKISYRDLGEAIANGVSIGDEWRIHFHVPIFLESYGSLFSTQEELSYVLEEHKKFPFTNILEIETYTWNVLPESLQMSMESSIIREIDWVKKTFGIS from the coding sequence ATGGAAGTGAAGACTAAATATGGTAACCTAACATATTGTTCGAATATCCATCCAGGAGAATCTTGGAAGGATCACTTCCTTGAATTAAAAACCTATCTACCTAAAATTAAAAGTCAAATTTCCCCTGACCATCCATTCGCAATTGGACTTAGATTGTCCGACGAAGCTTCCCTCTCACTCATGGAAGCAGATCATTTGTCCGAATGGAAAGAATGGTTACAAAAAGAATCCATGTATGTGATTTCCATCAATGGATTTCCTTTTGGTGGATTCCATTCTGATGTTGTCAAAGAAAACGTCTACAAACCGGATTGGTCGACACAAACAAGATATGAATATACAAAAAGGCTTTTTTCCATCCTACATGAATTATTGCCTGAAGGTGAAGAGGGTGGAGTCTCCACACCTCCACTTTCCTATTTTTATTTTGATTCAAATCAAATCGATTCAAATCAAAGAAAGGAGAAATGCACTCAAAATATCATACAAACTCTTGTTGATTTGATTCGTTTTAAGATGGAATTTGGTCGAGTTTTACACTTAGATTTGGAACCAGAACCAGATGGATTGATTGGAACCTTTTCGAATTTTATCCAATGGTATGAAGATCAATTAATCCCCCAAGCATTCACCATTCTGAACAGTGAATTTGGATTCCAAAAAAACAATGCTATCATACAAATTAAGGAGCATATTCGATTGTGTTTGGATGTATGCCACCTAGCAGTAACACACGAAATAAATGAACTTCTGCTAACCGAATTAAAACGAACTGGAATCAAAGTAGGTCGGATTCAAGTGAGTTCGGCATTAAAAGTCAAATTTACAGAACCCACTGAATCAATTTTAGAAGTATTAAGACCATTTGATGAAAAAAAATACTTACACCAAGTAGTAGCGATTCAAAATGACGGGTCAAAAATCTCGTATCGAGACTTAGGAGAAGCCATTGCAAATGGAGTGAGTATTGGGGATGAATGGCGTATCCATTTCCACGTTCCCATTTTTTTGGAATCATATGGAAGTTTGTTTTCTACCCAAGAAGAACTTTCTTATGTCTTAGAGGAACATAAAAAGTTTCCATTTACAAACATCTTAGAAATCGAAACTTATACATGGAATGTTCTCCCAGAATCTCTTCAGATGTCGATGGAATCTTCCATTATTCGGGAAATTGATTGGGTAAAAAAAACATTCGGGATCAGTTAA
- a CDS encoding 3-dehydroquinate synthase, translating into MKENRSKNIRSEFQVTYEYDVFFTKELFSLENILLSEFFQSKKTDKMKKKVLVVIDQGLFNFHNKILESIPQYFQSNVESVQLIEDLIILPGGETSKNDSNGWELVVSAINQYGIDRHSYLMVIGGGAILDMVGYAAAVAHRGIRLIRIPTTVLSQNDSGVGVKNSINYFGKKNFLGTFAPPVAVFNDSSFLVSLEDRDWRSGMAEAVKVSLIKNKVFFEWMESHVSELTHRDLTTMEHLVYECARLHMEHIQNGDPFEFGSSRPLDFGHWFAHKLEYLANFSIRHGEAVAIGMALDSIYSYLSGFLQESELNRILNLLRDLGFQFNHPVLLKNGKENLELALKEFQEHLGGKLTLLMLEGIGFPKEVYTIHLSLLESAYDRLVGWK; encoded by the coding sequence ATGAAAGAGAATCGTTCGAAAAACATTCGGTCTGAATTCCAAGTTACCTATGAGTATGATGTTTTTTTTACCAAAGAATTATTTTCATTGGAAAACATACTACTCAGTGAATTTTTCCAATCTAAAAAAACTGACAAAATGAAAAAGAAGGTTTTGGTTGTGATTGACCAAGGGTTATTCAACTTTCACAACAAAATTTTAGAATCCATCCCTCAATATTTTCAATCAAATGTAGAATCTGTACAATTGATTGAAGATCTCATTATTCTTCCAGGTGGAGAAACATCAAAAAATGATTCAAATGGTTGGGAATTAGTTGTGTCAGCTATCAACCAATATGGAATTGATCGGCATTCTTATCTTATGGTGATCGGTGGTGGTGCTATTTTAGATATGGTTGGTTATGCGGCAGCTGTTGCACATCGAGGCATTCGTTTGATTCGAATCCCAACAACTGTACTTTCTCAAAATGATTCTGGTGTTGGTGTTAAAAATAGTATTAATTATTTTGGAAAAAAAAATTTTCTTGGAACCTTTGCACCTCCTGTCGCTGTATTCAATGATTCTTCGTTTTTAGTCTCTTTAGAAGATAGGGATTGGCGTTCTGGTATGGCAGAAGCAGTGAAAGTTTCTCTAATCAAAAACAAAGTTTTTTTTGAATGGATGGAATCTCATGTTTCTGAACTCACCCATCGGGACCTGACTACGATGGAACATTTAGTTTATGAATGTGCAAGGCTTCATATGGAACACATTCAAAATGGAGATCCTTTCGAGTTTGGTTCTTCTCGCCCACTTGATTTTGGACATTGGTTTGCTCATAAATTAGAATACTTGGCAAATTTTTCCATCCGTCATGGCGAAGCGGTGGCAATCGGAATGGCTTTGGATTCCATTTATTCGTATCTTTCTGGTTTTTTGCAAGAATCCGAGTTGAATCGAATTTTAAATTTATTAAGAGATCTTGGGTTTCAATTTAACCATCCCGTGCTTCTCAAAAACGGAAAAGAGAATTTGGAACTTGCTCTAAAAGAATTCCAAGAACACTTAGGCGGAAAACTCACCTTGCTAATGTTAGAAGGAATTGGTTTTCCAAAGGAAGTTTATACAATTCATTTATCTTTGTTAGAATCTGCATACGATCGTTTGGTTGGATGGAAGTGA
- the eboC gene encoding UbiA-like protein EboC (EboC, a homolog the polyprenyltransferase UbiA, belongs to system of proteins involved in the trafficking of precursor metabolites to an extracytoplasmic compartment so that the biosynthesis of certain natural products, such as scytonemin, can be completed.) — MNFKQYLILLRPANLVTAIADSLAGMAIVSFPWEKEAMFLLLASVCLYGGGVVLNDFFDEELDSKERPERPIPSGKVSSLHAFLLGTALLVLGVFFSCLYSEISLVISICIVFLILLYNRFAKHSIIFGPLVMGLCRGFNLILGMTLIKTIPSFGMSLAILPFVYIAAITLISQNEVSGGGKSKFLYAFFLYALVLFSQTFLSYHNHNVAITIPFILLHSIFLFPPLWQAFQNPSPKRIGNAVKMGVITLIILNASFAAAFGMVPLAFLILSLLPISFSISKYFAVT; from the coding sequence ATGAATTTCAAACAATATCTCATTTTACTAAGACCAGCTAACCTCGTTACAGCGATCGCCGATAGTTTGGCAGGTATGGCCATCGTTTCTTTCCCTTGGGAAAAGGAAGCTATGTTTCTGCTTCTTGCGAGTGTTTGTTTGTATGGGGGAGGGGTTGTACTCAATGATTTTTTTGATGAAGAATTAGATTCCAAAGAAAGACCAGAAAGGCCCATTCCTTCAGGTAAAGTCTCATCTTTACACGCATTCTTATTAGGAACCGCCTTACTTGTTTTAGGTGTATTTTTTTCCTGTTTATACAGTGAAATTAGTTTGGTTATATCCATCTGTATTGTATTTTTAATCTTACTCTATAATCGATTCGCAAAACATAGTATCATTTTTGGACCATTGGTAATGGGATTATGCCGTGGGTTTAACTTAATCTTAGGTATGACTTTGATCAAAACTATCCCCTCGTTCGGAATGAGTCTTGCCATTTTACCGTTCGTATACATAGCAGCGATCACCCTCATTAGCCAAAACGAAGTAAGCGGAGGTGGAAAAAGTAAGTTTCTCTATGCTTTCTTTTTATATGCCCTAGTTTTATTCTCACAAACTTTTTTGTCTTACCATAATCATAATGTAGCGATAACAATTCCTTTTATCCTATTACATTCCATTTTCCTTTTCCCTCCACTTTGGCAAGCGTTCCAAAATCCAAGTCCCAAACGAATTGGTAACGCGGTGAAAATGGGTGTAATCACTCTCATTATTTTGAATGCTAGTTTTGCAGCAGCCTTTGGGATGGTGCCATTGGCCTTTCTCATTCTAAGTTTGTTACCAATCTCTTTCTCCATCTCCAAATATTTTGCAGTGACCTAA
- a CDS encoding TatD family hydrolase: MCENNHQTSNHPSHFENQNDSNEIPTHVELKWDEFQEKIRGFRFFDPHIHMVSRTTDDYQNMAQAGIVAVIEPAFWVGQPRTGLSTFKDYYSSLVGWERFRSSQFGIKHYCTIGLNSREANNERLADEVMEILPLYIYKEGVVGIGEIGFDDQTELEEKYYRLQLELAKEAKLPVQIHTPHRDKKRGTERSMSIALEHGLDPSFVVVDHNNEETVKSVLDQGFYAAFTIYPFTKMGNKRMVSIVEEYGAEKIMINSSADWGISDPLAIPKTAALMVSRGISHDVIRKVTYENAIEAFAKSGQIHVSDFENGLSSDPSDKFHGNSVLRGGQQPKRNQNSLFID, translated from the coding sequence ATGTGCGAAAACAATCACCAAACATCGAATCATCCTTCCCACTTTGAAAACCAAAATGATTCCAATGAAATTCCAACTCATGTGGAATTAAAATGGGATGAATTCCAAGAAAAAATCCGAGGGTTTCGGTTTTTTGATCCTCATATCCATATGGTTTCCCGCACGACTGATGATTATCAAAATATGGCACAAGCTGGCATTGTTGCTGTGATCGAACCAGCTTTTTGGGTAGGGCAACCTCGCACAGGTCTATCCACTTTTAAGGATTATTACAGCAGTCTTGTTGGATGGGAACGATTCCGCTCCTCTCAGTTTGGAATCAAACATTATTGTACTATTGGCTTAAATTCAAGAGAAGCGAATAATGAACGTTTGGCTGATGAAGTGATGGAAATTTTACCACTTTATATCTATAAAGAGGGAGTTGTTGGGATCGGTGAAATTGGATTTGATGATCAAACTGAATTAGAAGAGAAATACTATCGTTTGCAGCTTGAGCTTGCAAAAGAAGCAAAATTGCCTGTTCAAATTCACACTCCTCACCGTGATAAAAAGAGAGGAACGGAAAGGAGCATGTCGATTGCATTAGAACATGGGCTTGACCCTTCTTTCGTCGTTGTCGATCATAATAACGAAGAAACCGTGAAATCAGTGTTAGATCAAGGTTTTTATGCTGCGTTTACAATTTACCCTTTTACGAAGATGGGAAACAAAAGAATGGTATCCATAGTGGAAGAATATGGGGCCGAAAAGATTATGATCAATTCGAGTGCTGACTGGGGGATCTCTGATCCATTGGCCATACCAAAAACGGCAGCGCTCATGGTGTCAAGAGGGATCTCTCATGATGTGATCCGTAAGGTAACATACGAGAATGCAATTGAAGCATTTGCCAAAAGTGGACAAATCCATGTTTCTGATTTTGAAAATGGACTGTCTTCCGATCCAAGTGACAAATTTCATGGGAATTCTGTTTTACGCGGAGGGCAACAACCAAAGCGGAATCAAAATTCTCTTTTTATCGACTAA
- a CDS encoding EboA domain-containing protein yields MISIVASMFPSYSSILYQVLQDHTTQEEIQWLDSIPKTDSLALMTSFVKTPRFIQKTTIQKTSQNLIPEIPGFQVEHWNLVRLSRVWLLTFVSDFPKDQCIQTIETLFDTAELNELVALFSALPLLPFPEVWLPKATDAVRSNMGFVFDAIAIQNPFPFQYFSELAWNQLVLKTIFNAKPIELIYGLIERKNLNLAFSTIDFVKERWAAGRDVPANVWQLVSLYVSESEISLIERLFLSEKEEDQIAASLICSESNWNSFQSLFIKYPKYKEEIQKRKWDWSKLSIVFK; encoded by the coding sequence ATGATTTCAATTGTCGCCTCTATGTTTCCTTCGTATTCTTCCATTCTTTATCAGGTATTGCAAGACCATACAACACAGGAAGAAATCCAATGGTTGGATTCCATACCGAAAACGGATTCCTTGGCCCTCATGACATCCTTTGTCAAAACACCTAGGTTTATCCAAAAAACCACAATCCAAAAAACCTCACAAAATTTGATTCCGGAGATTCCTGGTTTCCAAGTGGAACATTGGAATTTAGTTCGTTTAAGTCGTGTTTGGTTACTAACTTTTGTTTCCGATTTTCCCAAAGACCAATGCATCCAAACGATTGAAACTTTGTTTGACACTGCGGAATTAAATGAGTTGGTTGCTTTATTTTCTGCCCTACCATTGCTTCCCTTTCCTGAAGTTTGGTTACCGAAGGCAACCGACGCAGTTCGTTCCAATATGGGGTTTGTTTTTGATGCGATCGCGATTCAAAACCCATTTCCTTTCCAATATTTTTCTGAGTTAGCTTGGAACCAATTGGTTTTAAAAACGATTTTTAACGCCAAACCAATCGAATTGATTTACGGTTTAATAGAAAGAAAAAATCTAAATTTAGCTTTCAGTACCATCGATTTTGTCAAAGAAAGATGGGCTGCAGGAAGAGACGTTCCTGCCAATGTATGGCAATTGGTATCTCTGTATGTTTCAGAATCAGAAATCAGTTTGATCGAAAGACTTTTTTTATCCGAAAAAGAGGAAGATCAAATTGCGGCTTCTTTGATTTGTTCCGAATCAAATTGGAACAGTTTTCAATCTTTGTTCATAAAATATCCAAAATACAAAGAAGAAATTCAAAAAAGAAAATGGGATTGGTCTAAACTAAGTATCGTTTTTAAGTAA